In Shouchella patagoniensis, the following are encoded in one genomic region:
- a CDS encoding GNAT family N-acetyltransferase, which produces MEWKIKAFQQLSPDELYAIIQARIDVFVVEQACMYQDLDGYDQESFHLYLQDAGELLAYARLIPSGTIYKESSRF; this is translated from the coding sequence ATGGAGTGGAAAATAAAAGCGTTTCAACAGTTGTCTCCAGATGAGCTCTATGCAATTATTCAAGCGCGTATAGACGTCTTTGTTGTTGAACAAGCGTGTATGTATCAAGATTTAGATGGTTATGATCAAGAATCGTTTCATTTGTATTTGCAAGACGCAGGTGAGCTCCTCGCTTATGCCCGTCTGATCCCAAGTGGAACAATTTATAAAGAGTCATCTAGGTTTTAA
- a CDS encoding 1,4-dihydroxy-6-naphthoate synthase produces MNIAFSPCPNDTFVFYAWVHGKIEGAPSLKVTYADIDKTNYWAVDQTGPEVMKVSYAALPYVLDQYRLVPSGGALGRGCGPLVLTKEKQEIQSLEGKTVAVPSDRSTAYLLFRLWTEQKLAQNKVTIQVMSFEDIMPAVQAGEVDAGLVIHEARFTYQTYDLHLLQDLGEWWEKDTGFPIPLGAIIAKRDLDATTITKWASESVKYAWAHPEETKEYVMEHAQELSESVANAHIDLYVNEFSASLGEDGYQAIENLLGRAMGQGLVPEFDLSKIRN; encoded by the coding sequence GTGAACATAGCCTTTTCACCATGTCCGAATGACACATTTGTATTTTATGCATGGGTTCATGGGAAAATTGAGGGCGCACCCTCACTTAAGGTAACGTATGCAGATATTGATAAAACAAACTATTGGGCAGTCGATCAAACAGGTCCTGAAGTAATGAAAGTTTCTTATGCCGCTTTACCTTATGTGTTGGACCAGTATCGCTTAGTTCCAAGTGGTGGAGCTCTTGGTAGAGGTTGTGGTCCTCTTGTACTTACAAAAGAAAAACAAGAGATTCAATCACTTGAAGGGAAGACAGTTGCTGTTCCGAGTGATCGCTCAACCGCTTATTTGTTGTTCCGTCTTTGGACAGAACAAAAACTCGCCCAAAATAAAGTGACCATTCAAGTCATGTCGTTTGAAGACATTATGCCTGCTGTTCAAGCTGGAGAAGTTGATGCAGGTCTAGTTATTCATGAAGCGCGATTTACGTATCAAACCTACGACTTGCATTTGTTACAAGATTTAGGTGAATGGTGGGAAAAAGATACTGGGTTCCCCATTCCATTAGGTGCCATCATTGCAAAGAGAGACTTGGATGCAACAACAATCACAAAATGGGCGTCAGAGTCAGTGAAATACGCATGGGCGCACCCTGAAGAGACGAAGGAATACGTGATGGAGCATGCCCAAGAGTTGTCTGAATCAGTGGCAAATGCTCACATTGATTTATATGTAAATGAATTTTCTGCAAGTCTGGGAGAAGATGGATACCAAGCGATTGAGAATTTATTAGGAAGGGCGATGGGCCAGGGATTGGTCCCAGAGTTTGATCTTTCTAAAATCCGGAATTAA
- a CDS encoding ABC transporter permease: MIGLAFILGARFDGGMIGLFVLIVCAVFVGLAFGALSLALALVVRNEQALTSIVGFMQMPLLFLSSLFMPLDLVPYWVGAFAKANPVNWAIEGAREALTSDANWIDIWICLGILASFTFLSILIAMQAFKNYQRKR; encoded by the coding sequence ATGATTGGCCTTGCTTTTATTCTCGGGGCTCGTTTTGATGGTGGGATGATTGGTCTATTCGTTTTAATTGTATGTGCAGTGTTTGTTGGCTTAGCTTTTGGGGCATTATCCCTCGCTCTTGCCCTTGTTGTGCGAAATGAACAAGCGCTAACCTCTATTGTCGGGTTTATGCAAATGCCACTATTATTTTTATCGAGCTTGTTTATGCCGTTAGATCTTGTACCATATTGGGTGGGCGCGTTCGCTAAAGCGAATCCAGTAAATTGGGCAATTGAAGGAGCGAGAGAAGCATTAACGTCTGACGCTAATTGGATAGACATTTGGATTTGTCTAGGCATACTAGCTAGTTTTACATTCCTTTCTATATTGATTGCGATGCAGGCATTTAAAAACTACCAAAGAAAAAGATAG
- a CDS encoding L-lactate permease gives MGTGWFSIIALTPILSVLLFLVILKWPAKRAMPIAFIITVIVAYFVWQVPVNQIVASSMKGIVTALEVLFIVFGAVLMLNTLRESGAIHTIRQGFTNISPDRRIQAIIICWLFGSFIEGASGWGTPAAILAPLLVAVGFPAMASVMVALIIQSTPVSFGAVGTPILIGVGSGLAGSENVMETAATLGMTTDVYIRSIGAQVAIVHGIVGLFIPLIMVMMLTLFFGEKRSIRAGLKVWKFALFAGIAFTVPYVAVANLLGPEFPSLFGGLIGLAIVVPAAKKGWFMPKQTWDFVDSSKWDPEWMGMLSADKLVTPTISPLKAWFPYILIGFLLVITRMNALPFGDVLKQAALQFENVFGTPIEIVSTPLFLPGFTMVAVSVISYFIYRMNRRSYGTAVKNSTKMIISAAPALLFAVPMVQVFINSGVNASGYESMPLLLADTVSSLTGEHWPIVAPTIGALGAFVAGSNTISNMMFSLFQFGTAENVGINPATIVALQAVGGAAGNIICVHNVVAASAAAGIVGKEGVLIRKVMIPLIYYLVFAGGIGYVAIHGFGFNIGTLFIVAVLLVLIILIVKYGRNDKLPSYKEKKKSSNM, from the coding sequence TTGGGTACAGGTTGGTTTTCTATCATTGCACTTACGCCAATATTATCTGTTCTCTTGTTTTTAGTTATTCTAAAATGGCCAGCCAAACGAGCAATGCCAATTGCATTTATAATTACAGTTATCGTTGCATATTTCGTTTGGCAAGTCCCTGTTAATCAAATTGTCGCGTCAAGTATGAAAGGGATTGTTACCGCTTTAGAAGTATTATTTATCGTATTTGGTGCAGTGCTGATGTTAAACACATTACGTGAGAGCGGTGCAATTCATACGATTCGGCAAGGATTTACGAATATATCACCAGATCGGCGGATTCAAGCCATCATTATCTGTTGGCTTTTTGGATCATTCATCGAGGGGGCATCTGGTTGGGGAACGCCAGCTGCGATTCTAGCTCCTTTGCTTGTAGCTGTTGGTTTTCCGGCGATGGCCTCTGTCATGGTTGCACTTATTATTCAATCAACGCCTGTTTCCTTTGGTGCGGTAGGGACACCAATATTAATTGGTGTTGGATCGGGTTTAGCGGGTTCAGAAAATGTGATGGAAACAGCTGCAACACTTGGAATGACAACAGATGTTTACATAAGATCAATTGGTGCACAAGTAGCAATAGTACACGGAATAGTTGGGCTATTCATTCCGTTAATAATGGTTATGATGTTAACGCTCTTCTTTGGAGAGAAACGATCGATTCGAGCGGGTCTTAAGGTATGGAAATTTGCTTTGTTTGCAGGTATTGCATTCACTGTCCCTTATGTAGCTGTTGCCAATTTACTCGGACCAGAGTTTCCATCCTTATTCGGTGGATTAATTGGTCTTGCAATCGTGGTTCCAGCTGCTAAAAAGGGTTGGTTTATGCCAAAACAAACGTGGGATTTTGTTGATTCATCAAAATGGGATCCAGAATGGATGGGGATGCTCTCAGCTGACAAGCTTGTTACTCCAACTATCTCTCCATTAAAAGCGTGGTTCCCATATATTTTAATTGGTTTTTTGCTCGTTATTACAAGAATGAACGCGCTGCCATTTGGAGATGTGCTTAAACAAGCTGCTCTCCAGTTTGAAAACGTCTTTGGCACGCCAATTGAAATTGTTAGTACGCCATTGTTTTTACCTGGATTTACAATGGTTGCTGTGTCAGTCATTAGCTATTTTATTTATCGAATGAACCGACGTTCATACGGAACAGCTGTTAAAAACTCTACTAAAATGATTATAAGTGCGGCACCAGCTTTATTGTTTGCAGTCCCGATGGTGCAAGTTTTTATTAATTCCGGAGTGAACGCGAGTGGCTATGAAAGCATGCCGCTCTTATTAGCAGATACCGTTTCAAGTTTAACAGGAGAACATTGGCCGATTGTTGCACCTACAATCGGGGCGCTTGGTGCGTTTGTTGCTGGAAGCAATACGATCAGTAATATGATGTTTTCTTTATTTCAATTCGGAACAGCGGAGAATGTTGGCATCAATCCTGCAACAATCGTTGCTTTGCAGGCGGTTGGAGGAGCAGCAGGCAATATTATTTGCGTCCACAACGTTGTTGCAGCTTCAGCGGCAGCAGGAATTGTTGGGAAAGAGGGCGTACTCATTCGTAAAGTGATGATTCCACTTATTTATTATTTAGTGTTTGCAGGTGGAATAGGGTATGTTGCGATTCACGGATTTGGTTTTAATATTGGAACATTGTTTATAGTGGCTGTATTACTTGTTCTTATCATCCTTATAGTGAAATATGGTAGAAACGACAAGCTGCCTTCGTACAAAGAAAAGAAAAAGAGTTCAAACATGTAG
- a CDS encoding LutB/LldF family L-lactate oxidation iron-sulfur protein: protein MGIKVGDPAFSKRIEKGLKDGFMRQAVSSAQERLKTSKTKAEVELGDWEEWRDLSEEIRMHTLENIDFYLHQLSENVSKNGGHVFFAQTAEEANEYIKKVAKEKNAKKVVKSKSMVTEEISMNEALEEIGCEVVETDLGEYILQIDDHDPPSHIVAPALHKNKEQIRDTFKVKKGYTKSENPQELTLFAREQLRKEFLSADLGITGCNFAVAESGSISLVTNEGNARLATALPKTQITVMGMERVVPTWEELDILVSMLCRSAVGQKLTSYVTGLTGAREEGDVDGPEDFHLVIVDNGRSKILGTEFQAALHCIRCAACINVCPIYRHVGGHSYGSIYPGPIGAVLTPLLEGYDDHKDLPYASSLCAACTDACPVKIPLHEMLIKHRRVIAEEKRTPKTEVLAMKGFGMGVSSPVLYKTGTKMARLVMFPFVKDGAIIKGPGPLKGWTDVRNMPAPAKKRFRDWYASRKKEEQQDD from the coding sequence ATGGGCATTAAAGTTGGTGATCCTGCCTTTTCCAAGCGAATCGAAAAGGGTTTAAAAGATGGATTTATGCGTCAAGCAGTTAGTTCTGCTCAAGAGCGATTAAAGACATCTAAGACAAAAGCAGAGGTTGAGCTTGGCGATTGGGAAGAATGGCGTGACCTATCAGAAGAAATAAGAATGCATACGCTTGAGAATATCGATTTTTATTTGCATCAGTTAAGCGAGAATGTGAGCAAGAATGGTGGACATGTTTTCTTTGCTCAAACAGCTGAAGAAGCAAATGAATATATTAAAAAAGTGGCCAAAGAGAAAAACGCGAAAAAAGTTGTGAAATCAAAATCAATGGTGACCGAGGAAATTAGCATGAACGAAGCTCTTGAAGAAATTGGTTGTGAAGTTGTCGAGACGGATCTTGGCGAATACATTTTGCAAATTGATGATCATGACCCACCATCTCATATTGTTGCACCGGCCTTGCACAAAAACAAAGAGCAAATTCGTGATACGTTTAAAGTGAAAAAAGGGTATACAAAATCAGAGAATCCGCAAGAGCTAACGTTGTTTGCACGGGAGCAACTTCGCAAAGAGTTTTTGTCTGCCGATCTCGGTATCACCGGCTGTAACTTTGCGGTTGCCGAGTCAGGTAGCATTTCGCTTGTGACAAACGAAGGGAATGCGAGACTAGCAACAGCCCTACCAAAAACGCAAATCACTGTCATGGGGATGGAACGCGTCGTCCCAACTTGGGAAGAGCTTGATATTCTAGTAAGCATGCTTTGCCGTAGTGCTGTAGGACAAAAGTTAACGAGTTATGTCACAGGGTTAACTGGGGCACGTGAAGAAGGCGATGTAGATGGACCTGAAGACTTTCACCTCGTTATTGTGGATAATGGACGTTCTAAAATTTTAGGAACAGAATTTCAAGCCGCGCTTCACTGTATTCGTTGTGCAGCATGTATAAACGTTTGCCCAATTTACCGTCATGTGGGGGGACACTCTTATGGATCGATTTATCCAGGGCCAATTGGAGCGGTGTTAACGCCGCTTCTAGAAGGATATGATGACCATAAAGATTTGCCGTATGCATCAAGTTTATGCGCCGCTTGTACAGATGCATGCCCCGTCAAAATACCTCTTCATGAGATGTTAATCAAACATCGTCGTGTCATTGCAGAGGAAAAACGAACGCCAAAAACAGAAGTGTTAGCGATGAAGGGGTTTGGTATGGGGGTTAGCTCACCTGTTTTATACAAGACAGGTACAAAAATGGCACGGCTGGTCATGTTCCCATTTGTAAAAGATGGAGCAATTATAAAAGGTCCCGGTCCGTTAAAAGGGTGGACTGATGTGCGAAATATGCCAGCCCCGGCGAAAAAGCGATTCCGTGATTGGTATGCATCCCGGAAAAAGGAGGAGCAGCAGGATGATTGA
- a CDS encoding (Fe-S)-binding protein, translated as MKVSLFVTCLADVFYPGVGQDTVEVLERLGCEVDFPEAQTCCGQPAFNSGYHEDTKKAAKHTIKTFAHSDYVVLPSGSCAAMLHEYVELFHGEPEWQKRAQELSKKTYEFTQFLVNVLKVEKVDASYHGKATYHTSCHMTRLLRETEAPFKLLEQVDGLELEELPNRETCCGFGGTFAVKMPTISEQMVEEKARNVDRTGAEVLIGADCGCLMNIGGRLERNGQMVQVKHIAQILNSKE; from the coding sequence ATGAAAGTCTCGTTATTTGTGACATGTCTCGCTGACGTCTTTTATCCAGGGGTTGGCCAAGATACGGTTGAAGTATTAGAGCGACTTGGTTGTGAAGTCGATTTTCCTGAAGCGCAAACGTGCTGTGGTCAACCTGCCTTTAACAGCGGCTACCACGAAGATACAAAAAAAGCAGCCAAGCATACGATTAAAACGTTTGCGCATTCAGATTATGTTGTGCTTCCTTCTGGTTCTTGTGCAGCGATGTTACATGAGTATGTAGAGTTATTTCATGGTGAACCAGAATGGCAAAAACGTGCACAGGAACTTTCAAAGAAAACCTATGAATTCACACAGTTCCTTGTCAATGTTTTAAAAGTGGAAAAAGTGGACGCATCCTATCACGGGAAAGCAACCTATCATACGTCTTGTCATATGACGAGGTTGTTAAGAGAAACAGAAGCCCCATTTAAATTGCTTGAGCAAGTAGATGGACTAGAATTAGAAGAACTTCCAAATAGAGAAACGTGCTGTGGATTTGGTGGAACATTCGCTGTAAAAATGCCAACAATTTCTGAACAAATGGTTGAAGAAAAAGCAAGAAACGTAGACAGGACTGGAGCAGAAGTACTAATTGGCGCAGACTGTGGTTGTCTTATGAATATTGGTGGTCGGCTTGAGCGAAATGGTCAGATGGTTCAAGTAAAACATATCGCACAAATTTTAAATAGCAAGGAGTGA
- a CDS encoding esterase/lipase family protein, translating into MKLMKSLTALVLVISLMLPVQFADAISKGKPDPNAPSGTWYVGEDPAPKTGQPILFVHGLTGSASTWFEPNDMFQQARDAGHPTAFINLYPDKSNWDNGAMLAEKLAEMHAHFGEKIIVVGHSKGGVDTQTALYHNNAERYVSKVITLGTPHHGSQLANLAYSNWAGWLAAIIGMRSEGTDSLQTGTMAHFRSITDPLVTQQTVPTSTLSGKSIGSFGSALWFGGIYLNAYGANDGSVTVDSSRLSYAPEFASLSLDHFAINQGHLVFPHLRNQLANAKTDVATERSIAETGTIVRGGEFLGAGDQPFFIEEGVNSIAVSILASEELTSAELIAPSGQSHAVKTVQAEHENSLFNGAVAHHFEVNSPESGEWTIQMKHKDGASYLAVAALEGGVTSAIQTVAGTIASNFDAKAIDLNNTSYTVYVNDREVSSDQPVTSAKLFSLPAEPNTSQTITVDIEGKTMAGEAFERTIITHQYIDKNGNVFE; encoded by the coding sequence ATGAAACTAATGAAATCTCTTACTGCTCTAGTGCTTGTCATCTCTCTAATGCTTCCTGTTCAATTCGCCGATGCAATATCAAAAGGGAAACCAGATCCTAATGCACCTTCAGGGACATGGTATGTCGGCGAAGACCCTGCACCAAAAACGGGGCAACCTATCTTATTTGTTCATGGTTTAACAGGTTCTGCCTCCACCTGGTTTGAACCAAATGATATGTTTCAACAAGCAAGAGATGCAGGTCATCCTACTGCTTTTATTAATCTTTACCCTGATAAGTCAAACTGGGATAACGGTGCTATGCTTGCCGAAAAACTTGCTGAGATGCATGCCCACTTTGGTGAAAAAATCATTGTTGTTGGTCATAGCAAAGGAGGGGTTGATACACAAACAGCACTTTACCATAACAATGCAGAACGTTACGTTTCAAAGGTCATTACACTTGGCACTCCTCACCATGGTAGTCAGTTAGCGAACTTAGCCTATAGTAATTGGGCTGGCTGGTTAGCGGCCATTATCGGCATGCGTTCAGAAGGGACAGATTCGCTTCAAACAGGAACAATGGCTCATTTCCGCTCGATTACTGACCCGCTTGTAACCCAACAAACTGTCCCAACCTCAACACTATCAGGGAAATCAATTGGGTCCTTTGGCTCCGCCCTTTGGTTTGGTGGCATTTATTTAAATGCTTACGGTGCAAATGATGGGTCAGTAACGGTAGATAGTTCAAGGCTTTCATATGCACCTGAATTTGCATCTTTATCTTTGGATCATTTTGCAATTAATCAAGGGCATCTCGTTTTTCCTCATTTACGCAATCAATTGGCTAATGCAAAAACGGACGTTGCAACAGAACGTTCAATAGCTGAAACTGGAACAATCGTTCGAGGAGGAGAGTTTTTAGGTGCTGGCGACCAACCCTTTTTCATTGAGGAAGGGGTAAATTCTATAGCCGTCTCTATCCTTGCAAGTGAAGAATTAACAAGTGCTGAACTCATTGCACCGAGTGGGCAATCACATGCTGTTAAAACCGTTCAAGCAGAACATGAAAACAGTTTGTTTAATGGAGCAGTTGCACATCATTTTGAAGTCAATTCGCCAGAATCGGGAGAATGGACCATTCAAATGAAACATAAAGACGGGGCTTCCTACTTAGCAGTAGCTGCTCTTGAAGGAGGGGTTACTTCTGCCATTCAAACGGTAGCAGGGACCATTGCATCCAATTTTGATGCAAAAGCAATTGATTTAAATAACACATCCTATACCGTTTATGTAAACGATCGTGAGGTTAGCTCTGATCAACCAGTTACGTCCGCAAAATTGTTTTCACTTCCAGCGGAGCCAAATACTTCCCAAACCATAACGGTTGATATTGAAGGAAAAACGATGGCAGGGGAAGCATTCGAGCGAACAATCATTACGCACCAGTACATTGATAAAAACGGCAATGTGTTTGAGTAA
- a CDS encoding futalosine hydrolase, with protein MMDKHPILIVVSVEQEKTAVLSGLGNSPYVDVHICGVGMAKAAAKTAKLLAQKPYRGVINMGIAGGFSGEAQIGSIVVAESIIAPEIGAESPEGFIPVDDLGFGSQTMSPFVDTHLLGKLASKAEVRAGRVLTVLTATGTAETMKRRMATYGAVAEAMEGYGVASATEEFGIPFTEIRSISNMVGVRDKASWDFPAAFAGLKKVAECLREVEESEHSLFTMSE; from the coding sequence ATGATGGATAAGCATCCGATATTAATAGTTGTATCCGTAGAGCAGGAAAAAACAGCTGTGCTAAGCGGGTTGGGAAATTCTCCTTACGTTGATGTACATATATGCGGTGTGGGCATGGCAAAAGCGGCTGCAAAAACAGCCAAACTACTCGCCCAAAAACCATATAGAGGTGTGATTAATATGGGGATTGCTGGGGGGTTTTCAGGAGAAGCGCAGATTGGATCAATTGTTGTCGCAGAATCAATTATTGCCCCAGAAATTGGTGCAGAATCTCCTGAAGGTTTTATTCCAGTTGATGATTTAGGTTTTGGTTCACAGACAATGAGTCCATTTGTTGATACTCACTTACTTGGGAAACTGGCTTCAAAAGCAGAAGTGAGGGCTGGAAGGGTACTGACTGTCTTGACAGCAACCGGAACGGCTGAAACAATGAAACGGCGAATGGCTACCTATGGAGCAGTTGCAGAAGCAATGGAAGGTTATGGTGTTGCATCTGCGACTGAAGAATTTGGCATTCCTTTTACAGAGATTAGATCTATTTCAAATATGGTCGGTGTTCGTGACAAAGCAAGCTGGGACTTTCCCGCGGCCTTTGCAGGGTTAAAAAAAGTAGCTGAATGTTTAAGGGAGGTAGAAGAAAGTGAACATAGCCTTTTCACCATGTCCGAATGA
- a CDS encoding chromate transporter has translation MEYRQLALAMLRTGLLGFGGGPSVMPLFKHEAVNTYKWMNEDDFGETLAIANTLPGPIATKMAGYLGYQRKGWLGATWAILWHILPTSLAMVLLFSVVDAISGSAVIAGMIGAVTPVIAVLLGQMAYDFGKKAIKGFGWVFGLVTFAIAFLLLQTLDVHPGFVIIAFIIYGLFHYRIVDKWRRKKEGESA, from the coding sequence ATGGAATATAGACAGTTAGCTTTAGCGATGCTTCGAACTGGACTGCTTGGTTTTGGTGGTGGCCCATCGGTTATGCCTCTTTTTAAACATGAGGCAGTAAATACGTACAAATGGATGAACGAAGATGATTTTGGGGAAACATTAGCGATAGCAAACACATTGCCAGGTCCAATTGCTACAAAAATGGCGGGATACTTAGGGTATCAAAGGAAAGGGTGGCTTGGTGCGACATGGGCCATACTCTGGCACATTTTGCCGACGAGCTTGGCAATGGTTTTATTATTTTCTGTTGTGGACGCGATTAGTGGCTCGGCTGTTATTGCTGGTATGATTGGTGCTGTCACCCCAGTTATCGCTGTCTTGCTCGGGCAAATGGCTTATGACTTTGGAAAAAAAGCGATTAAAGGTTTTGGTTGGGTATTTGGATTGGTTACTTTTGCAATTGCTTTTCTTCTTCTACAAACGTTAGATGTACACCCTGGTTTTGTCATTATTGCGTTTATCATTTATGGTTTATTTCATTATCGTATTGTGGATAAGTGGCGTAGGAAGAAGGAAGGTGAGTCGGCATGA
- a CDS encoding LutC/YkgG family protein: MIEKREPFLDHLAKQLGRDRKTEGVVRPSYKHAPQLRVMENYSQDELVGVLKDQCLAIHTDFKQTIMSRLEETIDIVLKEYAAHSVITWDDPRFNEFGLSNFLKREQVDLWETHPENQSIELAEKADVGITFTDCTLAESGTVTLLSGNGKGRSVSLLPRYYIAIIPKSSLVPRITQATTRIHELAQAGRLPSCINFISGPSNSADIEMSLVVGVHGPLRACYILVDDK, encoded by the coding sequence ATGATTGAAAAGCGTGAGCCTTTTTTAGATCACTTAGCAAAACAACTGGGACGCGATCGGAAAACAGAAGGTGTGGTTCGACCAAGTTATAAACATGCTCCGCAATTGCGGGTCATGGAAAATTATTCTCAAGACGAGTTAGTCGGGGTATTAAAAGATCAATGTCTGGCAATTCATACTGACTTCAAGCAAACAATAATGAGTAGATTGGAAGAAACCATTGATATTGTTTTGAAAGAATATGCTGCCCATTCTGTTATTACGTGGGATGATCCCCGGTTTAATGAGTTTGGATTAAGCAATTTCCTAAAAAGAGAACAAGTTGATTTATGGGAAACACACCCTGAGAATCAATCAATTGAACTGGCTGAAAAAGCGGATGTCGGTATAACGTTTACAGATTGCACATTGGCAGAGTCTGGTACGGTGACACTATTAAGCGGTAATGGCAAAGGACGATCTGTTAGTTTGTTGCCCCGTTATTACATTGCGATTATTCCGAAGAGCTCTCTCGTACCAAGAATAACGCAAGCAACAACAAGAATTCATGAATTGGCACAAGCGGGACGCTTGCCATCTTGTATTAACTTTATTTCAGGACCGAGCAATAGTGCAGATATTGAAATGAGTTTAGTAGTTGGTGTGCATGGGCCTCTAAGAGCTTGCTATATTTTAGTTGACGATAAGTAA
- a CDS encoding NUDIX hydrolase, whose protein sequence is MKRVDVVYTVILNEQEEVLIVHNRKHDNWSLPGGAVEKGETLEQAAIREAREETGLKVELGKLIAVNEAFMTKIEEHVLFFTFLAEKVEGTIAIEDKEWINEARWVDFKTANKLMPYYQGNLEDRIKVHIEYIYQGRQ, encoded by the coding sequence ATGAAACGTGTCGATGTTGTCTATACGGTCATTTTAAATGAACAAGAAGAGGTTTTGATAGTTCATAATCGGAAACATGATAACTGGTCTTTGCCAGGAGGTGCCGTTGAAAAGGGAGAAACGCTTGAGCAGGCTGCAATACGTGAAGCAAGAGAAGAAACTGGTTTAAAAGTGGAACTTGGAAAACTAATTGCCGTGAACGAAGCATTTATGACAAAAATAGAAGAACATGTCTTGTTTTTTACTTTCCTTGCTGAAAAAGTTGAAGGTACAATTGCGATTGAGGATAAAGAGTGGATTAATGAAGCAAGATGGGTTGACTTTAAAACTGCTAATAAACTGATGCCTTATTATCAAGGGAATCTTGAAGATCGAATAAAGGTGCATATAGAATATATTTATCAGGGAAGACAATAA
- a CDS encoding chromate transporter, giving the protein MVYFYLFFAFFLANLLGYGGGPASIPLMFEEVVNRFNWISSEEFYNVLALGNALPGPIATKIAAYVGFSVVGWGGALIALAATVVPSAVAMILLMKVLQKYRQSKVVKGISLAVQPVICMLMLILTVTIFDDAITSIGWIQSLLIAAIAFVLLVKVKLHPALVILLAFAYGGIVIPLIS; this is encoded by the coding sequence ATTGTTTACTTTTATTTGTTTTTTGCTTTCTTTCTTGCGAATTTACTTGGTTATGGTGGCGGACCTGCCTCGATCCCGCTTATGTTTGAGGAAGTGGTCAATCGTTTTAATTGGATCTCAAGTGAAGAGTTTTATAATGTATTAGCACTTGGGAACGCGCTACCAGGACCAATTGCGACAAAAATCGCTGCATATGTTGGTTTTAGTGTAGTAGGTTGGGGAGGCGCACTCATTGCATTGGCTGCAACAGTTGTGCCTTCAGCAGTAGCAATGATCCTATTGATGAAAGTGTTGCAAAAATATAGACAGTCGAAAGTGGTTAAAGGAATTTCACTAGCGGTTCAACCGGTTATTTGTATGTTAATGCTAATCTTAACGGTCACCATTTTTGATGATGCGATTACGTCAATTGGTTGGATACAATCGCTTCTCATTGCAGCAATTGCTTTTGTTTTACTCGTAAAAGTAAAACTTCATCCAGCACTTGTCATCTTGCTTGCTTTTGCATATGGGGGGATTGTCATTCCGCTTATAAGTTAG
- a CDS encoding FadR/GntR family transcriptional regulator: MAFKQVKTKKISEVIRDQLEELIRNGDIQPGEKLDSVEKLSASFEVSRSAVREALSALRAVGLVTIRQGEGTFVNKYDFSSMVDPVDIHQILSNKEKQELFQVRKIIEVGAASLAADNRTDDHLTVMKDALDQMEIAEAGKDLGEKADVRFHLALAEATGNQLLIEMMQKLSDTLALTMYESRKISLYAEKQTLTRLHQEHEQIYHAIEAQDPDAANGAMMDHLINVEEALMEYEQRKHGE, from the coding sequence ATGGCATTTAAACAAGTAAAAACAAAAAAGATTTCTGAAGTTATTCGGGATCAACTTGAAGAGTTGATCCGAAATGGTGATATACAACCTGGCGAAAAGCTTGATTCTGTGGAGAAACTTTCTGCAAGTTTTGAAGTGAGTCGTTCTGCGGTGCGAGAAGCACTTAGTGCATTGCGAGCAGTAGGGCTTGTGACGATTCGCCAAGGTGAGGGGACATTTGTTAATAAATATGATTTTTCCAGCATGGTAGATCCAGTAGACATACATCAAATTCTTTCTAACAAGGAAAAGCAAGAGTTGTTTCAAGTTCGGAAAATCATTGAAGTAGGAGCGGCTAGCCTTGCAGCTGATAACCGTACAGATGATCATCTTACAGTAATGAAGGACGCCCTTGATCAGATGGAAATCGCTGAAGCCGGGAAAGATCTTGGAGAAAAAGCAGATGTCAGGTTTCATCTGGCGTTGGCAGAGGCTACTGGAAATCAGTTACTAATCGAAATGATGCAGAAACTTTCAGATACGCTGGCACTTACAATGTATGAAAGTCGAAAAATTAGTCTGTATGCAGAAAAACAAACATTAACACGACTTCATCAAGAGCATGAACAAATCTATCATGCGATTGAGGCGCAAGATCCTGATGCAGCAAATGGTGCGATGATGGACCATCTTATAAATGTAGAAGAGGCATTGATGGAATATGAACAGCGCAAGCATGGTGAATAA